In the Mycolicibacterium thermoresistibile genome, one interval contains:
- a CDS encoding helix-turn-helix domain-containing protein: protein MAWWDDALDARLDHEQLEGFVTVEEAAQQMGVAEQRVHQLVRQRILRSAGHGIAMLVQPAITNYT, encoded by the coding sequence ATGGCCTGGTGGGACGACGCCCTGGACGCACGACTGGACCACGAACAGCTGGAAGGGTTCGTGACGGTCGAGGAAGCGGCCCAACAGATGGGAGTCGCGGAACAGCGGGTGCACCAACTGGTTCGCCAGCGCATCCTGCGCTCAGCCGGCCACGGCATCGCCATGCTCGTCCAACCCGCCATCACCAACTACACCTAG
- the secG gene encoding preprotein translocase subunit SecG → MILALQITLLITSVLVILLVLLHRAKGGGLSTLFGGGVQSSLSGSTVVEKNLDRLTLFVTGIWLVAIIGVALQIKYG, encoded by the coding sequence ATGATTCTGGCCCTGCAGATCACCCTGTTGATCACCAGCGTTCTGGTGATCCTGCTGGTGCTACTGCATCGTGCCAAGGGTGGCGGTCTGTCCACCCTGTTCGGCGGCGGTGTGCAGTCCAGCCTGTCCGGCTCGACGGTGGTCGAGAAGAACCTGGACCGGCTGACGCTGTTCGTCACCGGCATCTGGCTGGTGGCGATCATCGGCGTCGCGCTGCAGATCAAGTACGGCTGA
- the tpiA gene encoding triose-phosphate isomerase, translating to MSRKPLIAGNWKMNLNHFEAIALVQKIAFALPAKYFDKVDVAVLPPFTDLRSVQTLVDGDDLRLTYGAQDLSQHDSGAYTGEISGAFLAKLGCTYVIVGHSERRTYHHEDDALVAAKARAAFRHDLIPIVCIGEPLEVREAGNHVAHNLEMLRGSLAGLSAEQIGRAVIAYEPVWAIGTGRVASAADAQEVCKAIRDELGNLTSPEIAAGVRVLYGGSVNAKNVGEIVAQEDVDGALVGGASLDGEQFATLSAIAAGGPLP from the coding sequence GTGAGCCGTAAGCCGCTGATCGCCGGCAACTGGAAGATGAATCTGAACCATTTCGAAGCGATCGCACTGGTTCAGAAGATCGCCTTCGCGCTGCCGGCGAAGTACTTCGACAAGGTCGACGTCGCGGTGCTGCCGCCGTTCACCGACCTGCGCAGCGTGCAGACCCTGGTCGACGGCGACGATCTGCGGCTCACCTACGGGGCCCAGGACCTGTCGCAGCACGACTCGGGGGCCTACACCGGTGAGATCAGCGGGGCGTTCCTGGCCAAGCTGGGCTGCACCTACGTGATCGTCGGCCACTCCGAGCGGCGCACCTACCACCACGAGGACGATGCGCTGGTGGCCGCGAAGGCCAGGGCGGCGTTCCGCCACGATCTGATCCCGATCGTGTGCATCGGCGAGCCGCTGGAGGTCCGCGAGGCCGGCAACCACGTCGCACACAACCTCGAGATGCTGCGCGGATCGCTCGCCGGGCTGTCGGCCGAACAGATCGGCCGCGCGGTCATCGCCTACGAACCGGTGTGGGCGATCGGGACCGGCCGGGTGGCCAGCGCCGCCGACGCGCAGGAGGTGTGCAAGGCGATCCGCGACGAGCTGGGCAACCTGACCTCGCCGGAGATCGCCGCCGGGGTGCGGGTGCTCTACGGCGGGTCGGTGAACGCCAAGAACGTCGGCGAGATCGTCGCGCAGGAGGACGTCGACGGCGCCCTCGTCGGCGGTGCGTCCCTGGACGGGGAGCAGTTCGCGACGCTGTCGGCCATCGCAGCAGGCGGGCCGCTACCGTGA
- a CDS encoding methyltransferase gives MSARVRVPPARIARTADAARHYLLRLQQKLTAPQAVMLEMILAGWTSQALTTAADLGVADALADGPLAIGDLARKVDADPERLARLMCALTSRGVFRQRRDGRYALNALATTLRSDASASLAGAARFYGSRLHREHWSMLTDSVRTGKPGVPTLRGMDWWQFSAANPEFGDLFNGAMTSISELSAPVVAAAYDFSPFPTIVDVGGGHGRLLSAILAATPTARGVLFDLPDVVADAPALLRAHGVADRVDIVGGSFFDAVPDGDAYVLKNVIHDWDDDEALPILGNIRSALSDRGAILLVEMVIPSHHREFLGNMVDLEMLNGGNARERTADEYRSLLARANLRMTRVVATAGPYSVIEARAA, from the coding sequence ATGTCTGCACGTGTGCGGGTCCCGCCAGCCAGGATTGCCCGGACGGCCGACGCCGCGAGGCACTACCTGCTGCGGTTGCAGCAGAAGCTCACCGCGCCGCAGGCGGTGATGCTCGAGATGATCCTCGCGGGCTGGACATCACAGGCCCTCACTACCGCCGCCGACCTCGGGGTGGCCGATGCGCTGGCGGACGGTCCGCTGGCCATCGGGGATCTGGCGCGAAAGGTCGACGCCGACCCGGAGCGGCTCGCACGGTTGATGTGCGCCTTGACCAGTAGGGGAGTCTTCCGGCAGCGCCGCGACGGCCGATACGCGCTCAATGCGCTGGCGACGACGTTGCGGTCGGATGCGTCGGCGTCGCTGGCGGGTGCGGCGCGGTTCTACGGATCGCGGCTGCATCGCGAGCATTGGAGCATGCTGACGGACTCGGTGCGGACCGGAAAACCCGGTGTCCCCACGCTGCGCGGGATGGACTGGTGGCAATTCAGCGCCGCCAACCCCGAATTCGGCGATCTCTTCAACGGGGCGATGACGAGCATCTCGGAGTTGAGCGCCCCCGTGGTGGCGGCGGCCTACGATTTCTCACCGTTCCCGACGATCGTGGACGTGGGCGGCGGGCACGGCCGACTCTTGTCTGCCATCCTGGCGGCGACGCCGACCGCGCGCGGAGTGTTGTTCGACCTTCCCGACGTGGTGGCTGATGCTCCGGCGCTGTTGCGCGCCCACGGAGTCGCCGACCGCGTCGACATCGTCGGAGGTTCGTTCTTCGACGCGGTGCCAGACGGAGACGCATACGTACTCAAGAACGTCATCCATGATTGGGACGATGACGAAGCACTGCCGATTCTGGGGAACATCCGCTCCGCCCTGTCCGACCGGGGCGCAATCTTGCTGGTGGAGATGGTGATACCGTCGCACCATCGCGAATTCTTGGGCAACATGGTCGACTTGGAGATGCTCAACGGCGGTAACGCCCGGGAACGCACCGCCGACGAATACCGCAGCCTGCTTGCTCGGGCGAACCTGCGGATGACCCGGGTCGTGGCCACTGCCGGCCCCTACAGCGTGATCGAGGCGCGCGCGGCATAG
- the gap gene encoding type I glyceraldehyde-3-phosphate dehydrogenase — protein MTIRVGVNGFGRIGRNFYRALAAQQAEGKSTDVEIVAVNDLTDNATLAHLLKFDSILGRLPEEVSLEGEDTIVIGSTKIKALAIKEGPSALPWGDLGVDVVLESTGIFTDAAKARGHLEAGAKKVIISAPAKGEDLTVVLGVNDDKYDGSQNIISNASCTTNCLAPLAKVLHDEFGIVKGLMTTVHAYTQDQNLQDGPHKDLRRARAAAINIVPTSTGAAKAIGLVMPELQGKLDGYALRVPIPTGSATDLTAELAKAATVDEINAAMKAAAEGPLKGILKYYDAPIVSSDIVTDPHSSLYDAGLTKVIDNQVKVVSWYDNEWGYANRCVDLVAMVGKSL, from the coding sequence GTGACGATCCGGGTAGGCGTGAACGGCTTCGGCCGCATCGGACGCAACTTCTACCGGGCTCTGGCCGCGCAGCAGGCCGAAGGCAAGAGCACCGACGTTGAAATCGTGGCGGTCAACGATCTCACCGACAACGCCACGCTGGCGCATCTGCTCAAGTTCGACTCCATCCTCGGCCGGCTGCCCGAGGAGGTGTCGCTCGAGGGTGAGGACACCATCGTCATCGGTTCCACGAAGATCAAGGCGCTGGCCATCAAGGAGGGCCCGTCGGCGCTGCCGTGGGGCGATCTCGGGGTGGACGTGGTCCTCGAGTCGACCGGCATCTTCACCGACGCCGCCAAGGCCCGCGGCCACCTGGAGGCCGGCGCCAAGAAGGTGATCATCTCCGCACCGGCCAAGGGTGAGGACCTGACCGTGGTGCTCGGCGTCAACGACGACAAGTACGACGGCAGCCAGAACATCATCTCCAACGCCTCGTGCACCACGAACTGCCTCGCGCCGCTGGCCAAGGTGCTGCACGACGAGTTCGGGATCGTCAAGGGCCTGATGACCACCGTGCACGCCTACACCCAGGATCAGAACCTGCAGGACGGCCCGCACAAGGATCTGCGCCGCGCCCGCGCCGCCGCGATCAACATCGTCCCGACCTCGACCGGCGCCGCCAAGGCGATCGGTCTGGTGATGCCGGAGCTGCAGGGCAAGCTCGACGGCTACGCGCTGCGGGTGCCGATCCCCACCGGCTCGGCCACCGACCTGACCGCCGAGCTGGCCAAGGCCGCCACCGTCGACGAGATCAACGCCGCGATGAAGGCGGCCGCGGAGGGTCCGCTCAAGGGCATCCTGAAGTACTACGACGCGCCGATCGTGTCGTCGGACATCGTCACCGATCCGCACAGCTCGCTCTACGACGCCGGGCTGACCAAGGTGATCGACAACCAGGTCAAGGTCGTGTCCTGGTACGACAACGAGTGGGGCTACGCCAACCGGTGTGTCGACCTGGTGGCGATGGTCGGTAAGTCGCTGTAG
- a CDS encoding helix-turn-helix domain-containing protein yields the protein MGRHRRPGNPLTPAIVEDLKGKGYSQSEIARRYGVTRQYISWIKYNYDGRLTPTEQLLQQHFPFQVPTEMGQTSPYRRLRDHGRYVATWGVGMDNGTLGRLRGFYRKLQDQVLEFDPNIPPIPGVSSKGGWRYVPRTADDGDLMIRVNDYTELTDEGRRVWRLPAVMP from the coding sequence ATGGGGCGCCACCGCCGACCCGGGAACCCTTTAACCCCGGCCATCGTCGAGGACCTGAAGGGCAAGGGTTACAGCCAGTCAGAGATCGCCCGGAGGTATGGCGTTACGCGCCAATACATTTCGTGGATCAAGTACAACTACGACGGCCGTCTGACCCCGACCGAGCAATTGCTGCAGCAACACTTTCCGTTCCAGGTCCCGACCGAGATGGGTCAGACCAGCCCCTACCGGCGTTTGCGCGATCATGGCCGGTACGTGGCGACGTGGGGCGTCGGGATGGACAACGGGACCTTGGGCCGTCTGCGCGGGTTTTACCGGAAGCTGCAGGATCAGGTGCTGGAGTTCGACCCCAACATCCCGCCGATCCCGGGGGTGAGCAGCAAGGGAGGTTGGCGGTACGTGCCGCGCACCGCTGACGACGGTGACCTGATGATTCGCGTCAACGACTACACCGAACTGACCGACGAGGGTCGCCGGGTCTGGCGACTCCCGGCCGTCATGCCGTGA
- a CDS encoding phosphoglycerate kinase gives MTVKTLEDLLAEGVSGRGVLVRSDLNVPLDDSGDITDPGRVIASVPTLKALAEAGAKVVVTAHLGRPKGTPDPKLSLAPVAAALGERLGRHVQLAGDVVGADALARAEGLTDGDVLLLENVRFDPRETSKDDGERAALARALVELVGDDAAFVSDGFGVVHRKQASVYDVAKLLPAYAGTLVATEVKVLEQLTESTDRPYAVVLGGSKVSDKLAVIERLAQKADSLVIGGGMCFTFLASQGLSVGKSLVQPEMIDTCRQLLDTYADVIHVPVDIVVADEFAADSPSEIVAADQIPDGKMGLDIGPGTVQRFTNLLSNAKTVFWNGPMGVFEFPAFAAGTKGVAEAIIGATAKGAFSVVGGGDSAAAVRQLGLPEDGFSHISTGGGASLEYLEGKVLPGLEVLES, from the coding sequence ATGACGGTCAAAACCCTCGAAGACCTTCTGGCCGAAGGGGTGTCGGGCCGCGGCGTGCTGGTGCGGTCCGACCTCAACGTGCCGCTGGACGACTCGGGCGACATCACCGACCCGGGCCGGGTGATCGCCTCGGTGCCGACCCTGAAGGCGCTGGCCGAAGCCGGCGCCAAGGTGGTCGTCACCGCACACCTGGGCCGGCCCAAGGGCACCCCGGATCCCAAGCTGTCGCTCGCTCCGGTGGCCGCCGCGCTCGGGGAGCGCCTGGGCCGGCACGTGCAGCTGGCCGGCGATGTGGTGGGCGCCGACGCGTTGGCCCGCGCCGAGGGCCTCACCGACGGTGACGTCCTGCTGCTGGAGAACGTCCGGTTCGATCCGCGGGAGACCAGCAAGGACGACGGCGAGCGGGCGGCGCTGGCCCGCGCGCTGGTCGAGCTGGTCGGAGACGACGCGGCCTTCGTCTCGGACGGGTTCGGCGTGGTGCACCGCAAGCAGGCCTCGGTCTACGACGTCGCCAAGCTGCTGCCGGCCTACGCCGGCACGTTGGTGGCCACCGAGGTCAAGGTGCTCGAGCAGCTCACCGAGTCCACCGACCGGCCGTACGCCGTGGTGCTCGGCGGCTCGAAGGTGTCGGACAAGCTGGCGGTCATCGAGCGACTGGCGCAGAAGGCCGACAGCCTCGTCATCGGCGGCGGCATGTGCTTCACCTTCCTTGCCTCGCAAGGACTCTCGGTGGGCAAGTCGCTGGTGCAGCCGGAGATGATCGACACCTGCCGGCAGCTGCTGGACACCTACGCCGACGTCATCCACGTCCCGGTGGACATCGTCGTCGCGGACGAGTTCGCCGCCGACTCGCCGTCGGAAATCGTTGCCGCCGACCAAATCCCCGACGGCAAGATGGGTCTGGACATCGGGCCGGGCACGGTGCAGCGATTCACCAACCTGTTGTCCAACGCAAAGACGGTGTTCTGGAACGGCCCGATGGGCGTGTTCGAGTTCCCGGCGTTCGCGGCGGGCACCAAGGGGGTGGCCGAGGCGATCATCGGGGCGACCGCCAAGGGCGCGTTCAGCGTTGTCGGCGGCGGGGATTCGGCCGCCGCGGTGCGGCAACTGGGGCTGCCCGAAGACGGGTTCTCCCACATCTCGACCGGTGGCGGAGCGTCACTGGAATACCTTGAGGGCAAGGTGTTGCCGGGTCTGGAGGTACTGGAATCGTGA
- a CDS encoding LysR family transcriptional regulator, with the protein MPSPKIDLRRLAQFVAVAELGSFTRAAATLHLSQQALSSAVRALENDVGADLFTRDGRRISLTTAGRTLLAEGKPLLAAARTVAEHVRQTEAAAQAHYVIGHTPALSGAEAYALIEPAVTAYPSTSFTLRQLYPDALTDAVFDGTVQLGLRRGVVPTPELATAVIGYHRVRVAFVDSHPLAARESVDITELAREQVALWAPPGTSYYSDFLMGACRRAGFEPDYVVSRVQGAATVAAPLTTGGIAFVTAAAGPTMNGRVQVVDLTPPLLVPVQALWQRHTLSAIRDRILEGLG; encoded by the coding sequence GTGCCTTCGCCGAAGATTGATCTACGGCGGCTCGCCCAGTTCGTCGCGGTCGCCGAACTGGGCAGTTTCACCCGGGCCGCCGCCACTTTGCACCTCAGCCAACAGGCGCTCAGCAGCGCGGTGCGGGCGCTGGAGAACGACGTGGGCGCGGACCTGTTCACCCGCGATGGGCGGCGTATCTCATTGACGACGGCGGGCCGGACGCTGCTCGCCGAAGGCAAGCCGTTACTGGCGGCGGCGCGCACCGTCGCCGAGCACGTCCGGCAGACCGAAGCGGCCGCGCAGGCACACTACGTGATCGGTCACACTCCCGCGCTCAGCGGCGCCGAGGCGTACGCATTGATCGAACCGGCCGTCACCGCGTACCCGAGCACCTCGTTCACGCTGCGCCAACTTTATCCGGATGCGTTGACCGACGCGGTTTTTGACGGCACGGTGCAGCTGGGATTGCGCCGCGGGGTGGTCCCGACCCCGGAACTGGCGACGGCGGTGATCGGCTACCACCGGGTCCGGGTAGCGTTCGTCGACAGCCATCCGCTGGCGGCGCGGGAGTCGGTCGACATCACCGAACTCGCTCGCGAGCAGGTAGCGCTGTGGGCTCCACCCGGGACGTCCTACTACAGCGATTTCCTGATGGGCGCGTGCCGGCGCGCCGGCTTCGAACCCGACTACGTGGTCAGCCGGGTGCAGGGTGCCGCAACGGTGGCCGCCCCGTTGACCACGGGTGGCATCGCCTTCGTCACCGCCGCGGCCGGTCCGACGATGAACGGTCGAGTACAGGTCGTCGACCTCACTCCACCGCTACTGGTTCCGGTACAGGCGCTCTGGCAGCGTCACACGCTGTCCGCGATCCGGGATCGCATCCTCGAGGGACTTGGCTAG
- a CDS encoding ABC transporter substrate-binding protein, translating to MECLRVGIAPSTPPFCDSHGAGLDVDLMTEVGRVLGTEVRFVEFRGADFSGVFDELTAGACDCVAAGVSVLPERSARVAFAPPYLISGQALAVAAARLPQVTSVGELAGRTIGVQRGRSAVRLAEQLVADGAAAGVRRYDYGDLAAVLAGLAAGECDAVLELAPVLTAAAGPVSGVDVVQSRLTTEEIAIAVRPDDQRLLGRLTVAQAELEDDGTLQRLRRKWLGNPYTDQRLAAH from the coding sequence ATGGAATGTCTGCGGGTCGGGATCGCACCGTCGACCCCGCCGTTCTGCGACAGCCACGGCGCCGGGCTCGACGTCGACCTGATGACCGAGGTCGGCCGGGTGCTCGGCACCGAGGTCCGGTTCGTCGAGTTCCGCGGCGCCGACTTCAGCGGCGTCTTCGACGAGCTGACCGCCGGCGCCTGCGACTGTGTGGCGGCCGGCGTCAGCGTGCTGCCGGAGCGCTCGGCCCGGGTGGCGTTCGCCCCGCCCTACCTCATCTCCGGGCAGGCGCTGGCCGTCGCCGCCGCGCGGCTGCCGCAGGTGACCTCGGTGGGGGAGCTGGCCGGCCGCACGATCGGCGTGCAGCGCGGCCGCTCGGCGGTCCGGCTGGCAGAACAGCTGGTCGCCGACGGGGCGGCGGCCGGGGTGCGCAGGTACGACTACGGCGACCTCGCCGCCGTGCTGGCCGGCCTGGCCGCCGGCGAATGCGATGCGGTGCTCGAACTCGCCCCGGTGCTGACCGCGGCGGCCGGTCCGGTCTCCGGCGTCGACGTGGTGCAGAGCCGGCTGACCACCGAGGAGATCGCGATCGCGGTGCGGCCCGACGATCAGCGGTTACTCGGCCGGCTCACCGTCGCGCAGGCAGAACTCGAGGACGACGGCACCTTGCAGCGATTACGCCGCAAATGGCTCGGCAACCCCTATACCGACCAGCGTCTTGCAGCCCATTAG
- the ppc gene encoding phosphoenolpyruvate carboxylase, which yields MAESIDSLEPIGSVTRTHVGREATEPMREDIRLLGAILGDTIREHHGEEVFDLVEWARVESFRVRRSEIDRAELAAKFRGIAPEQAIPVIRAFTYFALLANVAEDIHRERRRAVHVAAGEPPPDGTLAATYRKLDAAGLPADRVAAALTGAVVSPVITAHPTETRRRTVFEAQHRVTELMRLRLHGHTHTEDGREIERELRRHIHTLWQTALIRLSRLTISDEIDTGLRYYEAAFFQVIPQLNAEVRSALQARWPQTRVLDEPIVRPGSWIGGDRDGNPNVTGEIVWSAASNAAYTALRHYFDELTALEQELSLSARLARVTPELTELADRCDEPARRDEPYRRALRVIHGRLTATAAEILDRRPEHTLDLGLPRYHSPAEMLADLDVVDDSLRRNGSAVIADDRLARLREAVRTFGFHLCGLDLRQNSDVHEEVVAELLAWAGVHPDYRALTESERIKLLVDELSIRRPLTRPDDRSGLSELTRKELDIFAAAARAVRVYGPPAIPNYIISMCQSVSDMLEPALLLKEVGLLDAAGERPYCPIGIVPLFETIDDLERGASILEAALDVPLYRTLVAARGNTQEVMLGYSDSNKDGGYLAANWALYRAELDLVETARRTGIRLRLFHGRGGTVGRGGGPSYQAILAQPPGAVSGSLRLTEQGEVIAAKYAEPRLAYRNLETLVAATLEATLLDVEGLGDAAEPAYRALDELAARARRAYSELVHETPGFVDYFKASTPVSEIGELNIGSRPVSRKPTTSIADLRAIPWVLAWSQSRVMLPGWYGTGTAFEEFIDAGPEPAEERLRLLQDLYRRWPFFASVLSNMAQVLAKSDMGLAARYAELVEDEALRRRVFDKIVAEHARTLRMHRLITDDELLADNPALARSVFNRFPYLEPLNHLQVELLRRYRSGEDDERVKRGILLTMSGLATALRNSG from the coding sequence ATGGCTGAATCCATTGACTCCCTGGAACCGATCGGGTCGGTGACCCGAACGCACGTCGGCCGGGAGGCGACCGAGCCGATGCGGGAGGACATCCGGCTGCTCGGAGCTATCCTCGGCGACACCATCCGCGAACACCACGGCGAAGAGGTGTTCGACCTCGTCGAATGGGCGCGGGTGGAGTCGTTCCGGGTGCGCCGCTCCGAGATCGACCGCGCCGAACTGGCGGCCAAGTTCCGCGGTATCGCCCCCGAGCAGGCGATCCCGGTGATCCGCGCGTTCACCTACTTCGCCTTGCTGGCCAACGTCGCCGAGGACATCCACCGGGAACGACGCCGGGCCGTCCACGTCGCGGCCGGGGAACCGCCGCCGGACGGCACGCTGGCCGCCACCTATCGCAAACTCGACGCCGCCGGCCTGCCCGCCGACCGGGTGGCCGCGGCGCTGACCGGGGCGGTGGTGTCACCGGTGATCACCGCACACCCCACCGAGACCCGGCGGCGCACCGTGTTCGAGGCCCAGCACCGGGTGACCGAGCTGATGCGGCTGCGGCTGCACGGTCACACCCACACCGAGGACGGCCGCGAGATCGAGCGGGAACTGCGCCGGCACATCCACACGTTGTGGCAGACCGCGCTGATCCGGCTGTCGCGCCTGACCATATCCGATGAGATCGACACCGGACTGCGCTACTACGAGGCCGCGTTCTTCCAGGTCATCCCGCAATTGAACGCCGAGGTGCGGTCCGCGTTGCAGGCTCGCTGGCCGCAGACCCGGGTGCTCGACGAGCCGATCGTGCGGCCGGGCTCGTGGATCGGCGGTGACCGCGACGGCAACCCCAACGTCACCGGTGAGATCGTCTGGTCGGCCGCCTCCAACGCCGCCTACACCGCGCTGCGGCACTACTTCGACGAGCTCACCGCCCTGGAGCAGGAACTGTCGCTGTCGGCCCGGCTCGCCCGCGTCACCCCCGAGCTGACCGAACTCGCCGACCGGTGCGATGAACCGGCCCGCCGCGACGAACCGTACCGCCGCGCGCTGCGGGTCATCCACGGCCGGCTGACCGCCACCGCGGCCGAGATCCTCGACCGCCGGCCGGAACACACCCTCGACCTGGGCTTGCCCCGCTATCACAGCCCGGCGGAGATGCTGGCCGACCTCGACGTCGTCGACGACTCGCTGCGTCGCAACGGCAGCGCGGTGATCGCCGACGATCGGCTGGCCCGGCTGCGCGAAGCGGTGCGCACCTTCGGGTTTCATCTGTGCGGGCTGGACCTGCGGCAGAACTCCGACGTGCACGAGGAGGTCGTCGCCGAACTGCTGGCCTGGGCCGGGGTGCACCCGGACTACCGTGCGCTGACCGAGTCCGAGCGGATCAAGCTGCTGGTCGACGAACTGAGCATCCGCCGTCCGTTGACCCGGCCCGACGACCGGTCCGGGCTGTCCGAGCTCACCCGGAAGGAACTCGACATCTTCGCCGCGGCGGCGCGGGCGGTGCGGGTGTACGGTCCGCCGGCGATCCCGAACTACATCATCTCGATGTGTCAGTCGGTGTCGGACATGCTCGAACCGGCGTTGCTGCTCAAGGAGGTGGGGCTGCTCGACGCGGCCGGGGAGCGCCCGTACTGCCCGATCGGGATCGTGCCGCTGTTCGAGACGATCGACGACCTGGAGCGCGGCGCTTCGATTCTGGAAGCGGCGCTGGATGTTCCGCTGTACCGGACGCTGGTGGCGGCGCGGGGGAACACCCAGGAGGTGATGCTCGGGTATTCCGACTCCAACAAGGACGGCGGATATCTGGCGGCGAACTGGGCGCTGTACCGCGCCGAACTCGACCTGGTGGAGACCGCCCGCCGGACCGGGATCCGGTTGCGGCTGTTCCACGGCCGGGGCGGCACCGTCGGCCGCGGCGGCGGGCCCAGTTACCAGGCGATCCTGGCGCAGCCACCCGGCGCGGTGAGCGGATCGCTGCGGCTCACCGAGCAGGGCGAGGTCATCGCCGCGAAGTACGCCGAACCGCGCCTGGCCTACCGCAACCTGGAGACCCTGGTGGCGGCCACCCTCGAAGCCACCCTGCTCGACGTGGAGGGGCTGGGGGACGCCGCCGAACCCGCCTACCGGGCGCTGGACGAGCTGGCCGCCCGGGCCCGCCGCGCCTACTCCGAACTGGTCCATGAGACACCGGGTTTCGTGGACTATTTCAAGGCGTCCACACCGGTCAGCGAGATCGGCGAACTCAACATCGGCAGTCGCCCGGTGTCCCGCAAGCCGACCACCTCGATCGCGGATCTGCGGGCGATCCCGTGGGTGCTGGCCTGGAGCCAGTCGCGGGTGATGCTGCCCGGCTGGTACGGCACCGGCACCGCGTTCGAGGAGTTCATCGACGCCGGCCCGGAACCCGCCGAGGAGCGGCTGCGGCTGTTGCAGGATCTGTACCGGCGGTGGCCGTTCTTCGCCAGTGTGCTGTCGAACATGGCCCAGGTGCTGGCGAAGTCGGACATGGGGCTGGCCGCCCGCTACGCCGAACTGGTCGAGGACGAGGCACTGCGCCGCCGGGTGTTCGACAAGATCGTCGCCGAACACGCCCGCACCCTCCGGATGCACCGGCTGATCACCGACGACGAACTGCTGGCGGACAACCCCGCGCTGGCCCGCTCGGTGTTCAACCGGTTCCCGTACCTGGAACCGCTCAACCACCTGCAGGTCGAGCTGCTGCGCCGGTACCGCTCCGGGGAGGACGACGAACGGGTCAAACGCGGCATCCTGTTGACCATGAGCGGGCTGGCCACCGCGCTGCGCAACAGCGGCTGA
- a CDS encoding SDR family oxidoreductase, which yields MTKPQKTAVVAAGAKNLGGLISTTLAERGVNVAVHYHSAATEPDADKTVAAVEATGARAIKVQGDLTVPANVTRLFDATVEAFGGVDIAVNTVGRVLRKPIVETTEAEYDAMFDINAKAAYFFLQEAGKRLNDGGSVVTILTALLAAFTDGYSTYAGAKSPVEHFTRAAAKEFAPRQISVNNVAPGPMDTPFFYGQETPERVTFHKSQGLGNRLTRIEDIAPLVAFLTDEGHWITGQTIFANGGYTTR from the coding sequence ATGACGAAACCGCAGAAAACAGCAGTCGTGGCGGCCGGAGCCAAGAACCTCGGTGGCCTGATCAGCACCACGCTGGCCGAGCGTGGAGTGAACGTCGCGGTGCACTATCACAGCGCGGCGACCGAACCGGATGCAGACAAGACCGTCGCGGCCGTGGAAGCCACCGGCGCCCGCGCCATCAAGGTGCAGGGCGATCTGACGGTACCGGCGAACGTCACCCGGCTGTTCGACGCCACCGTCGAGGCGTTCGGCGGGGTGGACATCGCCGTCAACACGGTCGGTCGGGTGCTGCGTAAGCCGATCGTGGAAACCACGGAGGCCGAATACGACGCGATGTTCGACATCAACGCCAAAGCCGCCTACTTCTTCCTGCAGGAGGCCGGTAAACGGCTCAACGACGGTGGTTCGGTGGTCACGATCCTGACCGCTCTGCTGGCCGCATTCACCGACGGATACTCCACCTACGCCGGCGCGAAGAGCCCGGTCGAACACTTCACCCGTGCCGCCGCCAAAGAGTTTGCACCACGGCAGATCTCGGTGAACAACGTGGCGCCGGGGCCGATGGACACTCCGTTCTTCTACGGTCAGGAGACACCCGAGCGGGTGACGTTCCACAAGTCGCAGGGTCTGGGCAACAGGCTGACCCGCATCGAGGACATCGCCCCGCTGGTGGCGTTTCTCACCGACGAAGGGCACTGGATCACCGGTCAGACGATCTTCGCCAACGGTGGATACACGACCCGGTGA